The nucleotide window TTCCGCCTCAAGCACGCCCGGCGTCTTTTCGCTCGGCACGAGCCGCACCGCATCCAGGAGCGCCGCGTTCCCCGGCACGGCGACGACCAGCACCTGCGCGCCGACCGTGAGGCGTTTCCAGGGCAAGGCGCGCTCCCTGTCCCGGGCGCCCTCGCCGTATTTCCAGTCGAGGACCGCGCCGGAGGCGCTTTCGATCCGGGCCATGAGTTCAAGGCCGGGCCCGGCCTCTGCCAGCCGCAGTCGGACTTGATATACGTCTTCTTTTTCGATGGGCACGGTGAACCGGGCTGACCCGCCATGGCCCTCAATGGCCACGGCCTTGCCGCCGCTGTAAAACCCGGGCGCGTCCGCGTCGGTGACGATGGCGCCGCCGCCCTCGGCGAGCAAGTCTTCCGCTTCCAGATACCCCGCCAGCCGAGGCGACCGCCACACCCGTTCCGCGACGGGCGGCATGGGCGCCAGCGCCGCCTGAACGCCCGGCGCCGCGTACCAGAACGTCATGCCGCTGTAGTCGGCCTCGTACTCGTTGCCGTGCCCGTGTTCGATACCGACGCGCGCGGTCTGCTGAAACGGCGCCAGGTCGGTCATGTGCAGGCGGAAAGCGTGGCAGCGCCCCTCGCTTTCGGCGTGATAGCCGCAGCCGTAGTACGGGAAGCTGCCGGTTCCGCCGAAATACCATCCACCATTGTAGTAATCCTCGGAACCAGTCCCGTTGAACTGCGTATGGTCGCGGCCGTCGATCCAGAGCATCTCATCGCCTTCGAGAAAGCCATGCCCGGGGCCAAAGCCCTGCATGGCCATCGAGACGCCACACCAGTGACCCCGGCCTTCCGCCGTAAGGATGGGGAACAACTCGCCCTGCGCCGTCGGGTTCAAGCGCAGCCAATGGGCCCGGAAATGACCCAATCCCTCCGGAAACTCGCGCAGGTACCGCGTCTTCGTCGTTACCGTGAGCCGGATATGGTCGTTGGACTCGTTGTACAACGCAACTTCGATGTTCCCGCGGAACGGCATCGGCCAATAGCAGTAGAACGTGTCCGTGCCCGGCTCCAATCGCCCGCACAGAAGCGATTGCGTCTTCTCGCGCGGGAACGGCTGCAGGAAGAAATCCCCCAGCGGCGCCTCAACCTCGAACTCGCCGCCGTCCGCGTTGATCGCGATGGCCACGCGGCGCAGCGCCTTGTCGGGCAATTCCCTGAACGCGAGTTCCAGGCCCGTCAGTATGCCGGGACCGTTGCGTTGCGCAATCGTCTGCCGCTGCCCGGGCAACAACGCCCATTGCTGGTATTGCTTGCGCGCATCCGGCAGCGGCCACGGGTCGCGCCCAAGATGCGACCAGGCTTCGCGGACGCGTTCGAACTTCGCGCGGTCCTCGCCGGACAAGGCAGGCGTGAAGGAGCGGACGCCCTCGCCGCTCGCGAACTTCACGCACGTGATCTGGTAGAAGTTGATGCGCTCGCGCGTGACGACCCTGAGGCTCTTTTCGTAAGCCAGCGGCACGTAGCTGCACCAGCCGCCAAGCACGTGGCGGCTCACCGGCGACAGGAACGGCTCCTGCTTGTCGAGGAACATGTCCTCCCACTTGTCGAAGGCCAGCCGGGGCGTTGTCTCGCCGTCGAAATAGAATTCAATGCGGCGCGGGCCGGGGTTCGCCGACCAGATGCGGTACACGCAGCCGGGGCCGCTGTCCTCGAAGATGACATAGGCGCCGTCCGCCTCTTGCCGCAGATAGGAGTACGTGCCCGAGAAACCATCGTCATTGCCGCCGGTCCGGTCGAAGCTCGATACTTGCAGGCATTGGTCGTCCCGCAGCATGGGGAGCTTGCTGGTATCGACCAGTTCAAGCCAGTCGCCCGTGAAGACAGGAGCCGCTGCCACGCGTGCGGCCAGCACACACAACGCGATGCTTGATACGAGACTCCGCATGGACTAGCCTCCTCTCGATGCAAGATGGCAGTCTATGGGGGATTACGGAAGACTGTCAACCATCGGCCGAACGCGCAAGGTTTGCACGCTCCCGCCGCTATATGCTAGATTTCCGTGCTTGTCCGGGCTTCCGGGCGCGAGGCCCGTCCTCATCGCCGAGGGGGACGGCAAGAACCCGCAATCGTTTCAGGAGGATTCCGCATCATGCAGGACCTGATGCGCAAATACCGGCGCTAC belongs to Candidatus Hydrogenedentota bacterium and includes:
- a CDS encoding DUF2961 domain-containing protein; translation: MRSLVSSIALCVLAARVAAAPVFTGDWLELVDTSKLPMLRDDQCLQVSSFDRTGGNDDGFSGTYSYLRQEADGAYVIFEDSGPGCVYRIWSANPGPRRIEFYFDGETTPRLAFDKWEDMFLDKQEPFLSPVSRHVLGGWCSYVPLAYEKSLRVVTRERINFYQITCVKFASGEGVRSFTPALSGEDRAKFERVREAWSHLGRDPWPLPDARKQYQQWALLPGQRQTIAQRNGPGILTGLELAFRELPDKALRRVAIAINADGGEFEVEAPLGDFFLQPFPREKTQSLLCGRLEPGTDTFYCYWPMPFRGNIEVALYNESNDHIRLTVTTKTRYLREFPEGLGHFRAHWLRLNPTAQGELFPILTAEGRGHWCGVSMAMQGFGPGHGFLEGDEMLWIDGRDHTQFNGTGSEDYYNGGWYFGGTGSFPYYGCGYHAESEGRCHAFRLHMTDLAPFQQTARVGIEHGHGNEYEADYSGMTFWYAAPGVQAALAPMPPVAERVWRSPRLAGYLEAEDLLAEGGGAIVTDADAPGFYSGGKAVAIEGHGGSARFTVPIEKEDVYQVRLRLAEAGPGLELMARIESASGAVLDWKYGEGARDRERALPWKRLTVGAQVLVVAVPGNAALLDAVRLVPSEKTPGVLEAESLPVRAAGEAGLRIVDGGLAGMSGMSCGAIAHKSADSGAAFAWAIEAPRAHAVTARLQHGPGRPTVQFTLDGVSFGGPVACEADELAWETVTRMTPPIEAGSHTFGLVLAPGQAAGGETLVDYVRIVPEGLYEGEELKILEATPPEAKRQDMRAFGAQWSRDAHVWFTPPSSEASVTFEARVERAGARTVCAYFTKAPDYGVYQLLVDGAPLGEPFDGYHESVARSDRVCFGAQEFSEGPHQFAFKCVGKNEQSSSYMLGLDVLELANP